One Candidatus Chazhemtobacterium aquaticus genomic window, CATCAAAGGCGTCACCACCTCTTCCTGGCTTTGTCCTAATGCATACTCCTTACCAGTGCGGCTTTTTAGCTTGTAAAGCACGTCAATACTATCCCAGCCACCACTCTGCTTCCAGATTCCAGCCGGATGAAGCATCGGCATCAACAACTCCTCGCCACCAATCGCATTCATTTCCTCACGCACTACTTGTTCAATTTTTCTAAGCACTCTCAATCCCCAAGGCAAATATGTGTATATACCCGCTGTAAGTTGTCTTACAAACCCAGCCTGAACCAATAGTCTATGGTTAATTGTTGCGGCATCTTTAGGCGGATTCTTGTCCGGCCTTATCACCGTCTGACTCATTCTCATGGCCTAATCTTACCATCTCTTAGAAATTTAACTCAAAAAACCAGCCTCATCACCACCCCATCAACCACTAGCAACAAGCTAACCCCTCTTACTCTTTAAAATCAAATCCATATTGCTCAAGATCTATCACCCCTTTCTCCACCTCCACCCCCTCTTGTTCCAGCATTCTAATTTTTTCTTCTATTCTTTTTCCTGATCTCTCTCCCCCAAACCCTCCAATCTTTCCGTTGCTGCTAACCACCCGATGGCAAGGAGTCCTAGGCGCATCTGGATTTCTTTTAAGTATCTGTCCCACTAACCTGTACCCCTTACTCCCCGCTACCTCTGCCAACCATTTATACGTTGTCACCTTACCTCTAGGAACCTCTCTGAGTTTCAGGTAAACCTTTTCAGCCAGACTCATCCTCACAATCTTCCTCCGGGCCTAGGTTTGGAAATTAACACTCCCACCATTGTTCCCAGCGGGAAATAAATTAAAGCTAAGTAATTCTTTGTCCAGAAACCAAATACTAACAACGCCAACGCCAGCCCCCAGAATATATAAGTCATTTCTTTGTTAACCATCATTAGTTTCAAAGATAGCATATTTGCCCGCCTCCAATATTCCCTCTATAATTCTCCCTAGATACGTTAATTATTTTTTTAAATATACCCATGTTTTACGCCCTCCTCCCCATCGTCATTTTCGTAATCCTATCCTCTCTCAAACAAATCAACGAGTATGAGC contains:
- a CDS encoding MGMT family protein gives rise to the protein MSLAEKVYLKLREVPRGKVTTYKWLAEVAGSKGYRLVGQILKRNPDAPRTPCHRVVSSNGKIGGFGGERSGKRIEEKIRMLEQEGVEVEKGVIDLEQYGFDFKE